A single window of Selenomonas sputigena DNA harbors:
- a CDS encoding TIGR00266 family protein: MMEYKILYPEAFPVVECSLRHGEAIKAESDAMIAMDATVDVEGKMEGGVLGGIMRRVFTGESFFLQRLVASRGAGKVLFGHPLPGGIMDVALDGSYGMIVQKGGFLAAEETVNIDSKMQGLMQGFFSQEGFFLLKLTGKGIAFLSSYGVIHVLNLEAGEEVIVDNGHLVAWPDYMNYKIEKASNGWISSVMSGECLVCRFRGPGPVLIQTRNPSGFETWIQEIVRKGGK, translated from the coding sequence ATGATGGAATACAAGATCTTATATCCTGAAGCTTTTCCCGTGGTCGAGTGCTCGCTGCGCCACGGCGAGGCGATCAAGGCGGAATCCGATGCGATGATCGCGATGGATGCGACGGTCGACGTCGAGGGCAAGATGGAGGGCGGCGTGCTCGGCGGCATCATGCGCCGCGTCTTCACGGGCGAGAGCTTTTTCCTGCAGCGTCTCGTCGCCTCGCGCGGTGCGGGCAAGGTTCTCTTCGGGCATCCGCTGCCCGGCGGCATCATGGACGTCGCCTTGGACGGCTCCTACGGCATGATTGTGCAGAAGGGCGGCTTCCTCGCGGCGGAGGAGACGGTCAACATCGACTCGAAGATGCAGGGACTCATGCAGGGATTCTTCTCGCAGGAGGGCTTCTTCCTCTTGAAGCTCACGGGCAAGGGCATTGCCTTCTTGAGCAGCTACGGCGTCATTCACGTGCTGAACCTCGAAGCGGGCGAGGAGGTCATCGTGGACAATGGCCACCTCGTCGCATGGCCCGATTACATGAACTACAAGATCGAAAAGGCGTCGAACGGCTGGATTTCGAGCGTCATGTCGGGCGAATGCCTTGTGTGCCGCTTCCGCGGGCCCGGTCCCGTGCTCATTCAGACGAGGAATCCGTCGGGCTTTGAGACGTGGATTCAGGAGATCGTGAGAAAGGGAGGAAAATGA
- a CDS encoding TerD family protein encodes MEREQARGESAMSTADGSLAALPKFIDLGAFAPECENSFAVAASPEAKVRVTAEIADARVSPEVLPAGAGGFLLTLPTMRAGSVVYGALTMRSASEERRIFIAGEARAGAPERRARSPEPPLPQLVRGERLRLAGSEKLAFRYEDEEREPGVEVDAYVFRLYAGGRVHGDEDLIFFGNARADDGSIEVNTAGGVGASVDVANASVDVAKVGAAVERLVLCFSVYDDGTGRDFSHVRAPRLTLAEDGVPKYSFYLDGLRREKTVNAAEIYRHRGAWKLKLVGAGYEAGLARLCEDYGLSVE; translated from the coding sequence ATGGAAAGGGAACAGGCGAGGGGCGAAAGTGCAATGAGCACGGCGGACGGCTCCTTGGCGGCGCTGCCGAAGTTCATCGACCTCGGTGCGTTTGCGCCCGAGTGCGAGAACAGCTTCGCCGTCGCCGCATCGCCTGAGGCAAAGGTGCGCGTGACGGCAGAGATCGCGGATGCACGCGTTTCTCCCGAGGTCTTGCCGGCGGGGGCGGGCGGCTTCCTTCTGACGCTTCCCACGATGCGCGCCGGCTCGGTCGTCTACGGCGCTCTCACCATGCGCTCGGCGAGCGAGGAGCGGCGCATATTCATCGCGGGCGAGGCGCGTGCGGGTGCGCCGGAAAGACGCGCGAGAAGCCCCGAACCGCCGCTTCCTCAGCTCGTGCGCGGCGAGCGGCTGCGGCTGGCGGGAAGCGAGAAGCTCGCCTTCCGCTACGAGGACGAGGAGCGCGAGCCGGGCGTCGAGGTCGACGCCTACGTGTTTCGCCTCTATGCGGGCGGGCGCGTTCATGGCGACGAGGATTTGATCTTCTTCGGCAACGCTCGCGCGGACGATGGCAGCATCGAAGTGAATACGGCGGGCGGCGTCGGTGCGAGTGTCGACGTCGCCAATGCGAGTGTCGACGTCGCCAAGGTCGGCGCGGCCGTCGAGCGTCTCGTCCTGTGCTTCTCGGTCTACGATGATGGCACGGGCAGGGATTTCTCGCATGTGCGTGCGCCGCGCCTGACGCTCGCGGAGGACGGCGTGCCGAAGTACAGCTTTTATCTCGACGGCCTGCGGCGCGAGAAGACGGTGAACGCGGCGGAGATTTACCGCCATCGCGGCGCATGGAAGCTCAAGCTCGTCGGTGCAGGCTACGAGGCGGGACTCGCGAGACTCTGCGAAGACTACGGACTCAGCGTGGAATAA
- a CDS encoding Rpn family recombination-promoting nuclease/putative transposase: MRRTKRSYKDSLFRDIFNNRERLSEICEALLGLKATPRDITLATIDETLFSGIKNDVGFIVRNEYVLLAEHQSTVNANMPLRLFMYLAEIYRQYVDEDAVYKKESIALPAPKFYVFYNGSTEMPDCWEHHLSDAFGGRKGDMDLNVTVLNINDKPQRPILEKCPSLKSYSVFVAQVREHVKDGGTLESAIGEAVQYCITHDYLRDYFRQKHTKEVFDMLNFAWNQERALEVRAEEAMEKGLAQGVLQTTTASICHIMKSFNVSMEKAMDVLQIPTAERAKYAQLVKG, encoded by the coding sequence GTGAGGAGAACGAAACGTTCCTATAAGGATTCCCTGTTCCGAGATATTTTCAACAACAGGGAACGTCTGTCGGAAATCTGCGAAGCCCTTCTCGGACTCAAGGCAACTCCCCGGGACATAACGCTCGCCACCATTGACGAGACGCTTTTCAGCGGCATCAAGAATGATGTAGGCTTCATCGTCCGAAACGAGTATGTGCTCCTTGCCGAGCACCAAAGCACCGTCAATGCAAACATGCCCCTGCGGCTCTTCATGTACCTTGCGGAAATATATCGTCAATATGTGGATGAAGATGCTGTCTACAAAAAAGAATCCATCGCCCTGCCAGCACCGAAATTCTATGTATTCTATAACGGAAGCACGGAAATGCCTGACTGTTGGGAACATCACCTCAGCGATGCTTTCGGTGGGCGCAAAGGCGATATGGATCTAAACGTCACCGTTCTAAACATCAACGACAAACCGCAGCGCCCCATTTTAGAAAAATGCCCCTCGCTCAAAAGCTACAGCGTATTCGTCGCACAGGTGCGCGAGCACGTCAAAGACGGCGGCACATTAGAGTCCGCCATAGGCGAGGCGGTACAATACTGTATTACGCATGACTATCTGAGAGACTATTTCCGCCAAAAACATACGAAGGAGGTTTTCGATATGCTGAATTTCGCCTGGAATCAAGAACGCGCTTTGGAAGTGCGGGCCGAAGAAGCCATGGAAAAGGGATTGGCTCAAGGCGTGCTGCAAACGACGACCGCTTCCATCTGCCACATCATGAAAAGCTTCAACGTATCGATGGAAAAGGCGATGGACGTGCTTCAGATTCCGACGGCAGAGCGCGCGAAGTACGCTCAGCTCGTCAAAGGCTGA
- a CDS encoding S-layer homology domain-containing protein, whose amino-acid sequence MKKTLTAALTTALVVGAASTTFAAANPFSDVPADHWAYDAVAQLADDGVIEGYGDGTYRGQNEITRYEMAQMVAKAMAKEDQVNAQQKAMIDRLAAEFSEELNNLGVRVSNLESRIDNVKWEGKLQYEYTRTKKDGQDATTDHDLKFRLEPTATVNDHWKVKARLDAHWNPNSDQGKEDDNGNNPDNSVKLTRAYVAGHYGITDINAGLIPYYSEQGVVFDGEFSGASVTVGKDQTLAGTLLAGRAREIREDAAGAPSNVQGLNVMWKPSEEFSGAAEYYRASLGNDYNNIWGIGATYNFAKTASLNGGYWKNTTADNSVTDRAWNAQLSYKGAEQENMHSFGLFVAYRRLGTDVAFNPTFDAIKKGEKGWEVGGDYTFAKNVVGTLKYFNGKQLSDDKKLNRFYGSLEYFF is encoded by the coding sequence ATGAAGAAGACTCTCACAGCAGCGCTCACGACGGCTCTTGTCGTCGGTGCAGCCTCGACGACGTTCGCTGCGGCGAACCCGTTCAGCGATGTTCCTGCCGACCATTGGGCATACGATGCAGTAGCCCAGCTCGCCGATGACGGCGTCATCGAGGGCTATGGCGACGGCACGTACCGCGGCCAGAACGAGATCACGCGTTACGAGATGGCACAGATGGTCGCGAAGGCCATGGCGAAGGAAGACCAGGTCAATGCACAGCAGAAGGCCATGATCGACCGCCTTGCCGCTGAGTTCAGCGAAGAGCTCAACAACCTCGGCGTCCGCGTCTCGAACCTTGAGAGCCGCATCGACAACGTCAAGTGGGAAGGCAAGCTGCAGTACGAGTACACGCGTACGAAGAAGGATGGCCAAGATGCGACGACGGATCATGATCTTAAGTTCCGCCTTGAGCCGACGGCTACGGTCAACGATCATTGGAAGGTCAAGGCTCGTCTTGATGCACACTGGAATCCTAACAGCGATCAGGGCAAGGAAGATGACAATGGGAACAACCCTGACAACAGCGTCAAGCTCACGCGTGCCTATGTTGCTGGCCACTATGGCATCACGGATATCAATGCAGGCTTGATTCCTTACTATTCCGAGCAGGGCGTTGTATTCGATGGCGAGTTCTCGGGTGCTAGCGTCACGGTCGGCAAGGATCAGACGCTTGCTGGCACGTTGCTTGCTGGTCGCGCTAGAGAGATTCGTGAGGATGCTGCTGGTGCTCCCTCGAATGTGCAGGGTCTGAATGTCATGTGGAAGCCTTCGGAAGAATTCTCGGGAGCTGCTGAGTATTACCGCGCATCGCTGGGCAACGATTACAACAATATCTGGGGCATCGGTGCGACGTACAACTTCGCCAAGACGGCTTCTCTGAATGGCGGCTATTGGAAGAATACGACAGCAGACAATTCGGTTACTGATCGCGCTTGGAACGCCCAGCTTTCCTACAAGGGCGCGGAGCAGGAGAATATGCACAGCTTCGGTCTCTTCGTCGCATACCGTCGTCTCGGTACTGATGTTGCCTTTAACCCGACCTTTGATGCCATCAAGAAGGGCGAGAAGGGCTGGGAAGTCGGCGGCGACTACACGTTCGCAAAGAACGTTGTTGGCACGCTCAAGTACTTCAACGGCAAGCAGCTTTCGGATGACAAAAAGCTCAACCGTTTCTACGGCAGCCTTGAGTACTTCTTCTAA
- a CDS encoding TerD family protein: MAISLKKGQKVDLTKGNPGLSKLLIGLGWDTNKYDGGSDFDLDASAFLLGPNEKVTSDADFVFYGNLKHASGGVEHTGDNLTGEGEGDDEQIKVDLSKVPASIDKIDFTVTIYEADERKQNFGQVSNAFIRVVNEATGEELIRFDLGEDFSIETAVVVGRLYRQGAEWKFNAIGAGYSGGLGALGKAYGVNV; this comes from the coding sequence ATGGCAATCAGTTTGAAAAAGGGACAGAAAGTTGATCTGACGAAGGGCAATCCGGGTCTCTCGAAGCTTCTGATCGGCCTCGGCTGGGACACGAACAAGTACGACGGCGGCTCTGACTTCGACCTCGACGCCTCGGCGTTCCTTCTCGGACCGAACGAGAAGGTCACGAGCGATGCGGACTTCGTTTTCTATGGCAACCTCAAGCACGCGTCGGGCGGCGTCGAGCATACGGGCGACAACCTCACGGGCGAGGGCGAGGGCGACGACGAGCAGATCAAGGTCGATCTCTCGAAGGTGCCGGCTTCGATCGACAAGATCGATTTCACGGTCACGATCTACGAGGCCGATGAGCGCAAGCAGAACTTCGGCCAAGTGTCGAACGCCTTCATCCGCGTCGTCAACGAGGCGACGGGCGAGGAACTCATCCGCTTCGATCTCGGCGAGGACTTCTCCATCGAGACGGCGGTCGTCGTCGGCAGGCTCTACCGCCAGGGTGCGGAGTGGAAGTTCAATGCCATCGGCGCGGGCTACAGCGGCGGCCTCGGCGCACTCGGCAAGGCTTACGGCGTTAACGTATAA
- a CDS encoding TerD family protein: MAVNLSKGQRVSLDKGMTMALVGLGWDVNQYDGGADFDLDASAFLLGANGKVRKDEDFIFYGNLDSPDGSVHHTGDNLTGEGEGDDEVLTIDFTKVPADVDKIAITVTIYEAQVRKQNFGQVSNAYVRVARMANAQDMQGTEVLRFDLMEEFSVETALVVCEIYRHNGEWKFNAVGAGYQGGLEALCRAYGVNV; this comes from the coding sequence ATGGCGGTGAATCTTTCCAAGGGACAGCGCGTGAGCCTCGACAAGGGCATGACGATGGCGCTCGTCGGCCTCGGCTGGGACGTCAACCAGTACGACGGCGGTGCGGACTTCGACCTCGACGCCTCGGCGTTCCTCTTGGGCGCGAACGGCAAGGTGCGAAAGGACGAGGACTTCATCTTCTACGGCAATCTCGACAGCCCGGACGGCTCGGTGCATCATACGGGCGACAACCTCACGGGCGAGGGCGAGGGCGACGACGAGGTTCTGACGATCGACTTTACGAAAGTGCCGGCGGACGTCGACAAGATCGCCATCACCGTGACGATTTACGAGGCTCAGGTGCGCAAGCAGAATTTCGGACAGGTATCGAACGCCTACGTGCGTGTCGCGCGCATGGCGAACGCGCAGGATATGCAGGGTACGGAGGTTCTGCGCTTCGATCTCATGGAGGAGTTCTCCGTCGAGACGGCGCTCGTCGTCTGCGAGATCTATCGGCACAACGGCGAATGGAAGTTCAACGCGGTCGGCGCGGGCTATCAGGGCGGCTTGGAAGCCCTTTGCCGCGCGTACGGCGTGAATGTCTGA
- a CDS encoding calcium-translocating P-type ATPase, PMCA-type, with product MKIQGLTDEEVRASRERHGTNGITEQKGEGFWEKLKGSFDDPIIKILCVALVINVVFAILGQVAWYESVGIALAVILATTVATYSEYQNENAFQKLQEEASLIKCKVYRNGTLTEIPIDEIVMGDFVLLQTGDKIPADGVVCDGSIQVDQSVLNGEAKEAAKTPAAEGDTEVEKSSDFLHPHKVFRGSVVCGGNAVMRTTTLGDKTFYGKIAGELQADEDRDTPLKVKLSNLAKQISNFGYIGGVAIAIAFMFQRLIIHNGFDMARIMAYCSNWLVVAHDLVDAVMLAVIIIVVAVPEGLPLMIAIVSAQNMGKMLKDNVLVRKISGIETAGSLNLLFSDKTGTITKGQLEAVAFVDGAGTQYAAYNELGEGLKKLVNLSVRYNTSAVINGKEAVGGNATERAIFGFVAADSAAMDEKVKNAVPFSSKNKYSLSEVAGEYSVTLAKGAPEKILALCDSYYDANGEKKSLTNRAAITDCIDALAARAIRVLALAVYEGAIPADGTLPASGLVFVGAVGIRDEVRPESVEAIRRVHSAGVQVVMITGDRQDTASAIAREAGLLSRDDDVAMTSDELAALDDAAVKELLPRLRVVARALPTDKSRLVRLAQEMNLVVGMTGDGVNDSPALKKADVGFAMGSGTEVAKEASDIVILDDNFKSLARAILYGRTIYNSIRKFIVFQLTINVAAVMISFAAPLLGMETPLSITQFLWINLVMDTLAALAFGGEPALRRFMDEKPKQRDESIISKYMVSSIGVGSLWCFALSLYFLMSGAAHAYFRPDEANHYLLTGYFAFFIFMAVFNAFNARTDSKNLFDNISHNPGFLRVMGLIVVIQVAMTYLGGEILHCYGLTLTEWAFVLGMAVTIVPIDLLRKMVAGKA from the coding sequence ATGAAGATTCAAGGCTTGACGGATGAAGAGGTTCGCGCATCGCGCGAGCGGCACGGTACGAATGGCATCACGGAGCAGAAGGGCGAGGGCTTCTGGGAGAAGCTCAAGGGGAGCTTTGATGATCCGATCATCAAGATCCTCTGCGTGGCGCTCGTCATCAACGTCGTCTTCGCGATCCTTGGACAGGTCGCATGGTATGAGTCCGTGGGCATCGCGCTCGCCGTGATCCTCGCGACGACGGTCGCGACGTATTCGGAGTATCAGAACGAGAATGCGTTCCAGAAGCTGCAGGAGGAAGCGTCGCTGATCAAGTGTAAGGTGTACCGCAACGGCACGCTGACGGAGATTCCCATCGACGAGATCGTCATGGGCGATTTCGTGCTGCTGCAGACGGGCGACAAGATTCCGGCGGACGGCGTCGTCTGCGACGGCTCGATCCAGGTCGATCAGTCGGTATTGAACGGCGAGGCGAAGGAAGCGGCGAAGACGCCGGCGGCAGAGGGCGATACGGAGGTGGAGAAAAGCTCGGACTTCCTCCACCCGCACAAGGTGTTCCGCGGCTCCGTCGTCTGCGGCGGCAATGCCGTGATGCGCACGACGACGCTCGGCGACAAGACGTTCTACGGCAAGATCGCAGGCGAGCTGCAGGCGGACGAGGATCGCGACACGCCCTTGAAGGTGAAGCTCTCGAATCTCGCGAAGCAGATCAGCAACTTCGGCTACATCGGCGGCGTGGCGATCGCCATCGCCTTCATGTTTCAGCGCCTCATCATCCACAACGGCTTCGATATGGCGCGTATCATGGCGTACTGTTCGAACTGGCTCGTCGTCGCGCATGACCTCGTCGACGCGGTCATGCTCGCTGTCATCATCATCGTCGTCGCCGTGCCCGAGGGTCTGCCTTTGATGATCGCCATCGTCTCGGCGCAGAACATGGGCAAGATGCTCAAAGACAACGTGCTCGTCCGGAAGATCTCGGGCATCGAGACGGCGGGCAGTTTGAACCTGCTCTTTAGCGACAAGACGGGAACGATCACGAAGGGACAGCTCGAAGCCGTCGCTTTCGTCGATGGTGCGGGCACGCAGTATGCCGCTTACAACGAGCTGGGCGAGGGACTCAAGAAGCTCGTGAACCTCAGCGTGCGCTACAATACGAGTGCCGTCATCAACGGCAAGGAGGCCGTCGGCGGCAATGCGACGGAGCGTGCGATCTTCGGCTTCGTCGCGGCAGACAGCGCGGCGATGGACGAGAAGGTCAAGAATGCCGTGCCTTTCAGCAGCAAGAACAAGTACTCGCTCTCGGAGGTCGCGGGCGAGTACAGCGTGACCCTCGCGAAGGGAGCACCCGAGAAGATCCTCGCGCTCTGCGACTCGTATTACGATGCGAATGGCGAGAAGAAGTCGCTGACGAATAGGGCGGCGATCACGGACTGTATCGACGCCCTTGCGGCGCGTGCCATCCGCGTCTTGGCGCTCGCCGTCTACGAGGGTGCGATTCCTGCGGACGGCACGCTTCCTGCGAGCGGCCTCGTCTTCGTCGGCGCGGTCGGCATCCGCGATGAGGTGCGTCCCGAGTCCGTCGAGGCGATCCGCCGCGTGCATAGTGCGGGCGTGCAGGTCGTCATGATCACGGGTGACCGCCAGGACACGGCGAGCGCCATCGCGAGGGAAGCGGGTCTTCTCTCGCGCGATGACGATGTCGCGATGACGAGCGACGAGCTTGCCGCGCTCGACGATGCTGCGGTCAAGGAGCTTCTGCCGCGTCTTCGCGTCGTGGCGCGTGCGCTTCCGACCGACAAGAGCCGCCTCGTGCGCCTCGCGCAGGAGATGAACCTCGTCGTCGGCATGACGGGCGACGGCGTCAACGATTCGCCCGCCTTGAAGAAGGCGGACGTCGGCTTCGCCATGGGAAGCGGCACGGAAGTCGCGAAGGAGGCGAGCGACATCGTCATCCTCGATGACAACTTCAAGTCGCTCGCGCGTGCGATCCTCTACGGGCGCACGATCTACAACAGCATAAGGAAGTTCATCGTGTTCCAGCTGACGATCAATGTCGCGGCTGTCATGATTTCTTTCGCTGCGCCCCTTCTCGGCATGGAGACGCCGCTTTCCATCACGCAGTTCCTCTGGATCAACCTCGTCATGGATACGCTCGCGGCGCTCGCCTTCGGCGGCGAGCCGGCTCTGCGCCGCTTCATGGACGAAAAGCCCAAGCAGCGCGATGAAAGCATCATCAGCAAGTATATGGTGTCTTCCATCGGCGTCGGCTCTCTTTGGTGCTTCGCGCTGAGTCTCTACTTCCTCATGAGCGGCGCGGCGCACGCATACTTCCGCCCCGACGAGGCGAATCACTACCTCTTGACGGGCTACTTCGCGTTCTTCATCTTCATGGCGGTGTTCAATGCGTTCAACGCACGCACCGACTCGAAGAATCTCTTTGACAATATCTCGCACAATCCGGGATTCCTGCGCGTCATGGGTCTGATCGTCGTGATCCAGGTCGCCATGACGTACCTCGGCGGCGAGATCCTGCATTGCTACGGCCTGACGCTCACGGAGTGGGCGTTCGTGCTCGGCATGGCGGTGACGATCGTGCCGATCGATCTGCTGCGCAAGATGGTCGCAGGCAAGGCGTAA
- a CDS encoding TerD family protein has product MGVNLQKGQKVNLKKSDGQALSRIRIGLGWDPVEQKKGGLFGSIFGGSAPDIDCDASVIVCKGGRLSGKKDVVYFGNLKHPSGAIVHTGDNLTGEGEGDDEQILVDLTAVPADYDKLVFVVNIYDCESRKQDFGMIANAFIRICDERTGEEFCRYNLSESYAGMTAMIFGEIYRYNGEWKFNAIGQGTKDKGLNELARRYQ; this is encoded by the coding sequence ATGGGCGTGAATCTGCAAAAAGGACAGAAGGTAAACTTGAAGAAGTCGGACGGTCAGGCGCTCTCGCGCATCCGCATCGGGCTCGGCTGGGATCCCGTCGAGCAGAAGAAAGGCGGGCTTTTCGGCTCGATCTTCGGCGGCTCTGCGCCCGACATCGACTGCGACGCGAGCGTGATTGTCTGCAAGGGCGGACGCCTCTCGGGGAAGAAGGACGTCGTCTACTTCGGCAACCTCAAGCATCCGTCTGGTGCGATCGTCCATACGGGCGATAACCTCACGGGAGAGGGCGAGGGCGACGACGAGCAGATCCTCGTCGATCTTACCGCTGTGCCCGCAGACTATGACAAGCTCGTCTTCGTCGTCAACATCTACGACTGCGAGTCGAGAAAGCAGGACTTCGGCATGATTGCGAACGCCTTCATCCGTATATGCGACGAGCGGACAGGCGAGGAGTTTTGCCGCTATAACCTCTCGGAGAGCTACGCGGGCATGACGGCGATGATCTTCGGCGAGATCTACCGCTATAACGGCGAGTGGAAGTTCAACGCCATCGGGCAGGGCACGAAGGACAAGGGACTGAACGAGCTGGCGCGGCGCTATCAGTAA
- a CDS encoding type II toxin-antitoxin system PemK/MazF family toxin, with protein sequence MRHVEAKEVWSAWVGYEDKPGRGKYRPVLVIDVNEEKAVVMSVPFTSTFARDEYDIEVFDWKEIPLDHSSTARISKTIVVPVSDFRKKLGIISEEDWENITELLMQYMENHEI encoded by the coding sequence TTGCGGCACGTTGAGGCTAAGGAAGTCTGGTCTGCATGGGTGGGCTATGAAGATAAGCCAGGGAGAGGGAAATATCGACCCGTTCTTGTGATTGATGTCAATGAAGAGAAAGCAGTCGTTATGTCTGTACCATTTACGTCGACCTTTGCGAGGGACGAATATGACATTGAGGTGTTTGATTGGAAGGAAATACCGCTTGACCATTCATCGACAGCGCGCATTTCAAAGACAATCGTTGTCCCTGTTTCGGATTTTCGGAAGAAATTAGGAATCATTTCGGAGGAGGACTGGGAGAATATCACAGAATTATTGATGCAGTATATGGAGAATCATGAAATTTAG